Proteins encoded in a region of the Canis lupus familiaris isolate Mischka breed German Shepherd chromosome 1, alternate assembly UU_Cfam_GSD_1.0, whole genome shotgun sequence genome:
- the GADD45G gene encoding growth arrest and DNA damage-inducible protein GADD45 gamma, giving the protein MTLEEIRGQDTVPESTARMQGAGKALHELLLSAQRQGCLTAGVYESAKVLNVDPDNVTFCVLAADAEDEGDIALQIHFTLIQAFCCENDIDIVRVGDVQRLAAIVGAGDEAAAPGDLHCILISNPNEDAWKDPALEKLSVFCEESRSVNDWVPSITLPE; this is encoded by the exons ATGACTCTGGAGGAGATCCGAGGCCAAGACACGGTCCCCGAGAGCACCGCCAG GATGCAGGGCGCCGGGAAAGCACTCCACGAGCTGCTGCTGTCCGCGCAGCGCCAGGGCTGCCTCACCGCCGGCGTCTATGAGTCCGCCAAAGTCCTGAATGT GGACCCCGACAACGTGACCTTCTGCGTGCTGGCCGCCGACGCGGAGGACGAGGGCGACATCGCGCTTCAGATCCACTTCACCCTGATCCAGGCGTTCTGCTGCGAGAACGACATAGACATCGTGCGCGTGGGCGACGTGCAGAGGCTGGCGGCGATCGTGGGCGCGGGCGACGAGGCGGCCGCCCCGGGGGACCTGCACTGCATCCTCATCTCG AACCCCAATGAGGACGCGTGGAAGGACCCCGCCTTGGAGAAGCTCAGCGTGTTCTGCGAGGAGAGCCGCAGCGTCAACGACTGGGTGCCCAGTATCACCCTCCCCGAGTGA